From Salvia splendens isolate huo1 chromosome 3, SspV2, whole genome shotgun sequence, a single genomic window includes:
- the LOC121795684 gene encoding probable 2-oxoglutarate-dependent dioxygenase AOP1, whose amino-acid sequence MGSEPIRLPIIDFSNLKNQTETWESTKAKVWQAIEEYGCFEATFDHIPLHLQKSVIHETKQLFDLPLSIKLRNRSNKPFHGYVGQYSIVPLFESLGIPDALSQGKIQAFADLMWAEGNPTFSKTVESFSEKLSELDKIVRKMIVESLGLHKYMDEHMDSSDYIFRFQKYDRPRNNESELGLTSHTDKNIVTILYQNEINGLEVLTKDGQWLTSQPSLNSFVIMIGDSLYSWTNGRLQAPYHKVMMSGEQARYSIGLFSVPKPGYIIKAPEKMVDEEHPMLFKPYDHHQFLQFFYTQAAQKSSIDALKEYCGV is encoded by the exons atgggTTCTGAACCAATTAGACTCCCAATCATAGATTTCTCCAACCTTAAAAATCAAACTGAAACCTGGGAATCCACGAAAGCCAAAGTCTGGCAAGCCATAGAAGAATACGGCTGCTTCGAAGCAACATTCGATCACATCCCTCTTCATCTTCAAAAATCAGTAATTCATGAAACGAAACAACTATTCGATCTCCCTTTATCCATCAAATTACGCAACAGGTCCAACAAACCCTTCCATGGCTACGTCGGCCAGTACTCGATAGTCCCACTCTTCGAAAGCCTCGGGATTCCCGACGCCCTCTCCCAGGGAAAAATCCAAGCTTTCGCCGACCTAATGTGGGCCGAAGGAAATCCTACATTCAG CAAGACTGTGGAATCCTTCTCGGAGAAGCTGTCGGAATTGGACAAAATTGTGAGGAAAATGATTGTGGAGAGCCTTGGACTACACAAGTACATGGATGAACACATGGATTCGTCGGATTACATCTTTCGATTTCAGAAATACGATAGGCCTCGAAACAATGAGAGTGAGCTAGGGTTAACATCCCACACGGACAAGAACATCGTAACGATCTTGTACCAGAATGAGATCAACGGACTCGAAGTGCTCACCAAAGATGGACAGTGGTTAACTTCTCAACCCTCACTTAACTCATTCGTTATCATGATTGGAGACTCCTTGTAT TCATGGACAAACGGGCGGCTGCAGGCTCCCTACCACAAGGTGATGATGAGCGGGGAGCAAGCTCGATATTCTATTGGTTTGTTTTCGGTTCCTAAACCGGGGTACATAATTAAGGCCCCCGAAAAGATGGTGGATGAAGAGCATCCAATGCTCTTCAAGCCATATGATCATCACcagtttcttcaatttttctataccCAAGCTGCTCAGAAATCTTCCATTGATGCTCTCAAAGAATATTGCGGCGTCTAA
- the LOC121793947 gene encoding probable 2-oxoglutarate-dependent dioxygenase AOP1 — translation MGSDTIKLPIIDFSNLKPQTETWDSTKAQVRQVLEEYGCFEATFDHIPLHLRKSVIHEIKELFDLPLPIKLRNRSNKPYHGYVGQYPMVPLYESLGIPDALSPGKIKGFSDIMWDQGNPSFSKSVESFSEKLLELDKIVRKMVVESLGLDKYMDEHMDSTDYLIRLQKYDKPRSDETELGLSSHTDKNIVTILYQNEINGLEVLTKDGQWFTSQPSLNSFVVMIGESFTAWSNGRLHAPYHKVMMSGNEARYSIGLFSVPKPGYIIKAPEEMVDEEHPLLFKPYDHHQFLQFYYTEAGQRSPAALKQYCGV, via the exons ATGGGTTCAGACACAATCAAACTCCCAATCATAGACTTCTCCAATCTCAAACCTCAAACTGAAACCTGGGATTCGACGAAAGCTCAAGTCCGGCAAGTCTTAGAAGAATACGGCTGCTTCGAAGCAACATTCGATCACATCCCTCTTCATCTCCGAAAATCAGTCATTCATGAAATTAAAGAACTCTTCGATCTCCCTTTACCCATCAAATTACGCAACAGGTCCAACAAACCCTACCACGGGTATGTCGGCCAGTACCCGATGGTCCCGCTCTACGAGAGCCTCGGGATCCCTGACGCCCTCTCCCCGGGAAAAATCAAAGGCTTTTCCGACATCATGTGGGACCAAGGCAATCCCTCGTTCAG CAAGAGTGTGGAGTCCTTCTCGGAGAAACTATTGGAATTGGACAAGATTGTGAGGAAAATGGTTGTGGAGAGCCTTGGACTAGACAAGTACATGGATGAGCACATGGATTCGACGGATTACCTCATTAGACTGCAAAAATATGATAAGCCTCGAAGCGATGAGACTGAGCTAGGGTTATCATCCCACACGGACAAGAACATCGTAACGATCTTGTACCAGAATGAGATCAACGGACTCGAAGTCCTCACCAAAGATGGACAGTGGTTTACTTCTCAACCCTCACTTAACTCCTTTGTTGTCATGATTGGAGAATCCTTTACC GCATGGTCAAACGGGCGGTTGCACGCACCCTACCATAAGGTGATGATGAGTGGAAACGAAGCTCGATACTCTATCGGATTGTTTTCGGTTCCTAAACCGGGATACATAATTAAGGCCCCCGAAGAGATGGTGGATGAAGAGCATCCATTGCTCTTCAAGCCCTATGATCATCACCAGTTTCTTCAATTTTACTATACTGAAGCTGGTCAGAGATCTCCAGCAGCTCTCAAACAATACTGTGGTGTCTAA
- the LOC121796618 gene encoding protein FAR1-RELATED SEQUENCE 5-like, with the protein MHSPLAEEPLLWCLLVEEGVMGCVIPICNAELRPYEGQKFSSLEEGISFYEKYAQEAYFDCRRFGNMSSGGVITFQYVICNRQGFHTVDPLDVDVSISEDVNVSDDDKVTSKKKHRRGTKSMNDVHHKFVEDCTKANIGPTSTFNLLKEFLGGYDVVGCMLNDVVGCTLNDVRNCSRDIKEKLKEVDVQMTLNQMQEKKRICEAFDTTYSTNRYRMVFDLFTGKDNHMCPIAFGAGFVSSENCDAFSWLFTVFVECMGVAPRIIITYQDWRMRLAFEKVLSSTRHRLCMWHIMSKLFEKILKSFSDREKFSKEFKTCVWSELLDLDEFDILWTGIVEKYGVEDHKWFKDMFVNCY; encoded by the exons ATGCACTCTCCTCTGGCTGAAGAGCCCCTGCTGTGGTGTTTGTTGGTGGAGGAAGGTGTTATGG GATGTGTTATTCCAATTTGCAACGCTGAGTTGAGGCCTTATGAAGGTCAAAAATTTTCTTCACTTGAGGAGggaatttccttttatgaaaAGTATGCTCAAGAGGCTTATTTTGATTGTCGAAGATTTGGAAATATGTCTAGTGGTGGTGTTATTACTTTTCAGTATGTTATTTGCAACAGACAAGGTTTTCATACAGTTGATCCGTTGGATGTCGATGTAAGTATATCTGAGGATGTGAACGTGTCAGATGATGATAAAGTAACTTCAAAGAAGAAACATAGACGTGGCACAAAAAG TATGAATGATGTTCATCACAAGTTTGTTGAAGATTGCACCAAAGCTAACATCGGTCCTACTTCAACTTTCAACTTATTAAAGGAGTTTTTGggtggttatgatgttgttgGGTGTATGTTGAATGATGTTGTTGGGTGTACGTTGAATGATGTTAGGaattgttctcgtgatattaaaGAGAAACTGAAAGAAGTCGATGTTCAAATGACCCTAAATCAGATGCAAGAGAAGAAGAGAATTTGTGAAG CATTTGATACAACATATTCGACAAACag GTATCGTATGGTGTTTGATCTATTTACCGGGAAAGACAATCACATGTGTCCTATTGCATTTGGAGCTGGTTTCGTATCCAGTGAGAATTGTGATGCATTCTCATGGCTTTTCACTGTGTTTGTTGAATGCATGGGTGTTGCTCCAAGGATCATAATTACATACCAAGATTGGAGAATGAGGCTTgcatttgagaaggtattatctAGTACAAGGCATCGCTTGTGCATGTGGCATATTATGAGCAAGTTGTTTGAGAAAATACTTAAATCTTTTTCTGATAGAGAAAAGTTTAGTAAGGAGTTTAAGACTTGTGTTTGGTCAGAATTGTTAGATCTAGATGAGTTTGACATATTATGGACTGGTATTGTTGAAAAATATGGTGTGGAAGATCATAAATGGTTTAAGGACATGTTTGTGAATTGCTATTAG
- the LOC121795084 gene encoding protein FAR1-RELATED SEQUENCE 12-like, translated as MGSLMRTPSFSESENRFFKRYSKPLFNFADFTLQYNNAIDAQRNQPKRLDYYDSIISPKYATNLAFEKQLASVYMDRMFRVVQELIFEADKSCRMINMSTLENIEVFKVSDARKKTITVTYEIENESFDCECKLFERCGYLCNHLFFVFRNKDVNNIPDKYVGNQWLKSELLKAVHGLTSDESASDKGSNEDDKLQIGNRCHGRYFGLYQRAFKNKNHLIALDNLLAGIGPQIFTDDTTGSSSVDTNDSIKNIYGIAVLEEITAHAPDVVSTK; from the exons ATGGGTTCTTTAATGAGAACACCATCTTTTTCAGAATCTGAAAACAGATTTTTTAAGAGGTACTCAAAACCGTTGTTTAATTTTGCTGACTTCACTCTTCAGTATAATAATGCCATTGATGCTCAAAGGAATCAACCTAAAAGGCTTGACTATTATGATTCTATAATCTCTCCAAAATATGCCACTAATTTAGCATTTGAGAAGCAATTGGCATCTGTATACATGGATAGGATGTTTAGAGTGGTACAAGAATTGATTTTTGAGGCTGATAAGAGTTGTCGGATGATTAACATGTCCACTTTGGAGAACATCGAGGTCTTTAAAGTTTCTGATGCTAGAAAGAAGACCATCACAGTTACATATGAGATAGAGAATGAGTCATTTGATTGTGAGTGTAAACTATTTGAAAGGTGTGGTTATCTATGCAACCACCTTTTCTTCGTCTTCAGAAACAAAGATGTCAACAATATTCCAGATAAGTATGTTGGTAACCAGTGGCTGAAAAGTGAATTATTGAAGGCAGTTCATGGTCTCACGAGTGATGAAAGTGCGTCTGACAAAG GTTCTAACGAAGATGACAAGCTACAGATTGGTAACAGGTGTCATGGACGTTACTTTGGTCTATATCAACGCgcttttaagaataaaaatcaTCTGATTGCATTGGATAATTTGCTTGCGGGTATTGGTCCTCAAATTTTTACTGATGACACTACTGGATCTTCATCAGTTGATACAAATGATTCCATCAAGAACATATATGGTATTGCTGTACTAGAAGAAATAACTGCACATGCTCCAGATGTGGTTAGTACAAAGTGA